A DNA window from Ostrea edulis chromosome 5, xbOstEdul1.1, whole genome shotgun sequence contains the following coding sequences:
- the LOC125652548 gene encoding myelin expression factor 2-like: MSDQEQNSMGWDNNDMQQYDDDLDGLEKSRHRESTSRSRSRSPVRRSRSRSRSHERHRDRARRINLISKRVIISNVPYEMKWQDIKDIFRKEVGEVQYVEMFETPDGKSRGSGIIEFKDKDTARKAIETMHRYKMKDRNIVVREERESDQNQNMGGGRGGGSGMMGGGGLGGGMGMMGNMGGGGGMLGNMGGGGPGVTPQLLQQLGVDGPVTNTVFVSNIDYKVTWKKLKDVFKLAGNVQRVEVMQSKDGKSRGMATVSFDTQLEALQAISMFNNQTLYDRPMRVKMDSTAAKKPDIPLPAGLKSIGMGLGLGGIPLQNNQGSGMGMGNLGGGGGGGGGGGGGGGMGSGMSSIGIGNMDGGMGMGSSLGGGTVGSMGGNLSGLGLGGGNMGGGSNVGLGGMGNTSLSGMGLSGGLNDYNSGMGTTGLGNNFGNALGGMGDNRMGLSGLSSNSLSGNSFSSNMMDNLGSGLGLGSSNSNYGGSGLSSSYSDRGGSSRGRDSRDNDRSTRPDNCTVCVRNLPYSLKWQDLKEKFKSVADVRFAEIKTENGRSAGWGLVRFGNPDDAQRAISLMNRSRIDGREVDVKMYR; encoded by the exons ATGTCTGATCAGGAGCAGAATAGCATGGG ATGGGACAACAATGATATGCAGCAATATGATGATGACTTGGATGGTTTGGAAAAATCAAG GCATCGTGAATCAACATCTCGATCACGATCCCGGTCCCCAGTTCGACGCTCAAGGTCAAGATCTCGATCACATGAAAGACACAGAGACCGAGCTCGACGAATAAACCTCATCTCAAAGAGAGTTATTATCAGCAATGTTCCATACGAAATGAAGTGGCAGGACATTAAAGACATTTTCAGGAAAGAAG TTGGGGAGGTGCAGTATGTAGAAATGTTTGAAACCCCAGATGGAAAATCACGTGGATCAGG AATCATTGAATTCAAAGATAAGGACACAGCCAGAAAGGCTATAGAAACTATGCACAGATACAAGATGAAGGACAGGAACATCGTTGTCAGAGAG gAACGTGAGAGTGATCAAAACCAGAACATGGGAGGTGGTCGCGGAGGTGGATCAGGAATGATGGGTGGTGGAGGCCTTGGAGGAGGAATGGGAATGATGGGAAATATGGGAGGAGGTGGAGGCATGCTGGGTAATATGGGAGGAGGCGGTCCTGGCGTTACTCCTCAGCTTCTGCAACAGCTTGGGGTTGATGGGCCAGTCACCAACACCGTGTTTGTATCAAAT aTTGATTACAAAGTCACATGGAAGAAATTGAAAGATGTATTTAAATTGGCTGGAAATGTACAGAGAGTGGAAGTGATGCAGTCGAAAGATGGCAAAAGTCGAGGCATGGCCACTGTGAGCTTCGACACTCAACTGGAGGCCCTCCAAGCTATCT CTATGTTCAACAACCAGACCTTATATGATCGTCCAATGAGGGTAAAAATGGACAGCACTGCCGCCAAAAAACCAGATATACCATTACCAG CTGGTTTGAAATCAATTGGCATGGGGCTTGGTTTAGGAGGTATTCCATTACAGAATAATCAAG gATCAGGAATGGGCATGGGCAACCTCGGaggaggagggggagggggaggaggtggtggaggaggaggaggaatgGGCTCGGGCATGTCCTCTATTGGCATTGGCAACATGGATGGTGGGATGGGCATGGGGTCTTCCCTAGGTGGTGGAACAGTGGGTTCAATGGGTGGAAATTTGTCAGGCCTTGGGCTGGGAGGGGGAAACATGGGAGGTGGATCCAATGTTGGTTTGGGTGGAATGGGCAATACAAGTCTGTCAGGAATGGGGCTGTCAGGAGGGCTTAATGACTACAACTCTGGAATGGGCACTACAGGGCTAGGCAACAATTTTGGGAACGCCTTGGGCGGAATGGGTGACAATCGCATGGGCCTGAGTGGCCTCAGCAGTAACAGCTTGAGTGGGAACAGCTTCAGCAGCAACATGATGGACAATCTGGGCAGTGGGCTAGGTCTGGGCAGTAGCAATTCTAACTATGGAGGGAGTGGACTATCATCCTCTTACTCTGACCGTGGAGGCAGCAGCAGAGGCAGGGACAGTCGGGATAATGACCGCTCCACCCGCCCAGACAACTGCACTGTCTGTGTCAGAAAT cTTCCATACTCTTTGAAATGGCAGGATCTGAAAGAAAAGTTCAAGTCCGTCG CTGATGTCAGGTTCGCAGAAATCAAAACAGAGAATGGAAGATCTGCAGGATGGGGCTTGGTCAGATTTGGAAATCCGGATGATGCCCAGAGAGCAATTT CTCTGATGAACAGGTCCCGTATTGATGGCCGAGAAGTGGATGTCAAAATGTACCGTTGA